The nucleotide sequence GACAAAGCGTTGTTAGTGACGCGAATATTTCCCGACCGCCCGGATATCCGTATTCCGGAGCCGAGGGATATGCCGTCAATCGCGTTGGCGTCGATCGCTACGTCCCGGGCGTTCATGAGGTCTATGACGCCCTGACCGAGCGGCATGACCATATTCGCGAAGCGATTCTTCTCTATCCTGATCCCTGAAGCCCCGAGATCCCGACTGCCAATGGCAATCCCGGATCTGACGCGGTGTCCGTCGTCGGCCATATTCTCGAAAGTCAGGTTGCGAATTACGATGTTGGAACTGCCGGACAGGTCGAAACCCTGGCGACCGGAAGCCGCCGAGATGCCGGTTGTTCCGCCGGGGAGCCATGCAACGGCCGTCCGGCGGTCGGGAAGGATCGCAAACTCCTTCGGCTGATCGATGAGATTGGGGTGGCCGCGCAAGGCTAGCCGCGAAGGCCGGTCGGTGTAGAACTGAAGCTTGGCCGGATCGAAGCGGGCGTGATTCCCCTCGAGCCGAGTGACGGGTCGGTAGACGACCCGGTTGGGTTTCACCCACAAGGCGAGCGTCGCGTTGCCGGCGCCGGATATGGCTTTGGCGGCCGCGTTCGGAAGTTCCGCGACACCCTCGCCCAGCCGGGTGCCGTCGGTCGTGAAGAAATTCTCCTCTTCGTCCCTGTAGAAGAAGTCGGCGGGATTGGGCCACTGTGCCGGGTAGAGCGGTCCCTGATTGGTGAAGAGGGCCGCGTTCTCGCCCAGAGGCTGACGGAATGTGATGCGGCTTAGCCGCTGCCACTGCGCGGCGTTTCCGCACTCGGAGCGGCTCCGGCAGCGCCGGACCTCCGCAGCAGGATCGCTCCCGTCCACCACGGCAGGCCTCCCCGCTTCTCCCGAAAAGACGATTGGCTCATCGGTCGTGCCATTTGCGCGCGGCGTGATGCTGCTCCGGTAGCGAACGCCGGCCGCGAAAATGACTTGGTCTCCGGGTCGGAGCGTCGTCTTTGCAGCCCTTCCCTGGGCGCGAGCGTCACCGGGCGCGTGCTTCCAGGCCGAGTCCCGGCTGCGACCGGAGTTGGCATCGTCTCCTTTGTCGTAATCGACGTAATAGGCCGGGGAAGAATTCCGACTGTTGAGGGCTGCAAGAAGCCCTGCTCCTGCGAAAAGGGCGAGTATCAGAGACGCGGCGAGGATGAAAAGCCGCCTCACGGGTCACTCCTGTAGAAGTGGATCGGTCACTGGCCCTCTCATTTGAAATCGGCAGTAGACGATCGCGAGTCCGTACGGACGCTACACGATAGATAACTCGGATGAGCCAGTCCTGACCAGCTTTGTCGGGAGCCGCAGCTGTGCCGTTGCCAGTGGGAAGACGTTGCTTGGTCCTTGGCCGGCTGCACGACATCAGTTAATTCAAGGAATAGGACGGTTGTGGCTGGCCCCTTTTTGCGTCGGACATCTTCGAGTCGGCTTCCGCTCAAGTCCCGCTGCCCGAAAGGCTGCCTGGTATGATCAAATATCCGACCTGCATCGATGGGCAGTTCGCCATCATCGCCCCTTCCCAAGGAGCGAACCATGAAAGCGGGGAGAAATTCACGGCGGAGTTGGCGCTGGCGGGTGGCGTTCGCGTCCGGACGCACGGAGAGCTCGATGTCGTCAGAGTCCTTGATCCGCAGGGAGCGACGATCGGGCTTTTCCTGGGAGATGTCGTCGACAACTCCGTCGGAGCCGTCCTCGATCGTGACTTCGTGCAGGAGGGGCCGAACGACGTCTCCTCAATCGATCCGTGGATCGAACGGAATGTCTATCGATATTCGGGGCGGCACATATTCGTCCTCAGTTGTGCCCACGGCAACCGCATTTACCTGGACGCCGGTGGGATGCTGCCGGTCGTCTACGACAGCTCGAAGCGAGCGGCCGGGTCCACGGCCGCCGCTATTCTCAGCCCCGATGAGTTCGAGGAGAGATTCGATCGGGATCTCTTCGAGACATTGGGAATATTCAGGGATGGCTGGTTTCCGGCCGGACTGACGGCCCACCACGGACTGAATCGGCTGCTGCCCAACTTCTATCTGGATCTCGATACCTGGCTTCCTCACCGGCATTGGCCGCTGCGGCAGATCGAAGCGGATCCAGACCCGCATCGGGTCATCAGAGAGATCGGACAGGAGATACGGCGCAATGTTGCGCCTTATCTGGGAGCCGGAGACCTCTTTCTGGCCCTGACGGGCGGCTACGAAACCAGGCTCATTCTATCGGTTTGTCGGGACATCGCCGACCGAGTCAGGTTCGTATGCTTCTTCAAGACCGAGGGCGATCGTGACCTATTGCTGGCCCAGGCCTTGGCCAGGCGGTTGGGCGTCAAGCTGGATACCCATGAATTCGCCGTCGCATCGGATGATGAGGCGATGGAATGGGTGGCCCGGTCCGGATATTGCGCGGGGGAAGGCCGTTATTCGCATGCGACTTTGAAGAAGCTTTCCGCCGACGCCCATCTGGTGGGCGGAGTCGCCGGCGAGGTTGGCCGCGGCTTCTTCTGGAGGCCAAAGGATGATTCGACGCGCCGGCTCACGGCAGCCGATATCGTATCGAGGATGGCCCTCCCGCGGGCGACCGCCGTGGACACCGCCGTCAGTCAATGGCACCAGACCGTGGAAGACTTCGATCCGCTGCTGCAGTTGGATCTGGCCTATCTGGAGTTGCGCGTCAGTTGCTGGGCCGCGGTCCAGGCCTATTCCACGCTGAAACCGCGCCGCGTCTATCCGCTCGTCTCCCGGAGGATCTTCACCGGGATGCTTATGCTCCCTCCCGACTGGCGGCGCGACGAGCGGTGGATCAGGGAGGCGATACGGGACTCCTGGCCGGAAGCCCTCGACGTCCCGTTCAACAGCCTTGGAGTCGTCAAGGACAATTTGCTCTTGATTCGGCGTGCTGCAAGTCGGCCGGGATTGATCGTGAGGCGGATTAAACGAAAGTTCCTTTAGTTCGGCGGTGACGCCTTACCGTTGTTCGTGGATGAACGACTTCAGTCGATCCACCAACTGGTCCCTTCGCTGGCACGTTTCGCTCATGCAGGCAGGGACCAGATCCGTTCGGACGAGGTAGTTTTCGAGCTCCTGGTCATCCATCGCCACATAGATGCCTTCAATCCCCGCAAGCGCGCGCGCGGTCGCCATTTGGTGATCGTTTCTGTGCTCGCCCAGCGCCGCCCGGCGAGGGTAGAGGATCACGGGTTTGGATCGGGTTTGCGCCGTGATGATGGTGCCGATCCCCGCATGCCCGACGATCACCGACGCCATAGTGGCGAGGTCGGCGAACTCGGCGGGAGCGAAGAAGGCCTGGTGACGGATATGCGGCGCCGAGCAGGAAGCGTCTGCCGTCTGCGCGACAATATCGAGCCGATGCCTCTCGGCGGCTCTAGACAATGCATCGACGAGGCGGGGAAAGGGTAGCTGCGTCCCGACGGTCGCGAAGATCACAAGACGGCGCCTGAATAGTCCGCTCCGGCCGCCCGAGCGACGTCCGGCCACTGCGAGAGCCAAAGGTCACTGTGCCGACCTGCCGTCTGCCCCGCGAGGGACATCTCTTCTGCGTTGGCGATGCTGTCGATCCAGACCGTCCGGATTCCGAACCTCCTGGCGATCATCAAGGCGAGAAGACCCGGAAGCGCGCCTGTGGTCACGACGATGTCGGGCCTTATCCTCATCAGCAGGCGGAACAGCGAAAAAGCCGAATAAAGTATCCGCAGCTTCTCATCACGATTGCAGTCCGGGATGAGATGGGCGTTCGACAAGCGAGAATGGTCGGCCAGCCCTTCGAGCGTAGTCGCGTAATGAACGTCGCAGCCGCTGAACGCCGGCTGGAGTATCAAAAGCTGCTCCCAGTGTCCGCCTCCCGAGGCGATCGCAAGAATTCGCCGGGTGCGATACTCGCTCACCCCTTTTTCCTCCCTGGCAATCACCTTTTTAATAGGTTGAATCGCACGAAAGGCACAATTGCTCCCGCGGAGCTGTGCCGCTCCTGAACAAACGCGTGCGGAGCGTCTCCGACCGCTTTCTTCTTCATTGACACGCCCGGTGTGCGCTGCCACTTCCTTGAGAAGTAAACTCTTTTCTTGCTTAGTGATTTGCCGAGCTCGCAAGCCTCTTATGGCGACCGCCCAAGAGCGAGGCGCCGGTCGACAATAGTCGTCGACCGGGGCAGGTCAGCTCTAACGGCCGCACGTGGATCTGGCGCCCTTCGACAATAGTTGCTGAACGGAGGACCAGAGTTGCCCCTTCCGCCTGTCAGGGTCGGCCTTCTCTGGCACTCTTTGCGGTCGGGAAATCTTGGCGTCGTCGCGCTTACCTTGGCCAATATGCAGATCGTCCGGGAGGTCGCGCAGGAACTCGGCTTCGAACCGCATTTCACATTGATCGGGATGCGCGATCCGGCCTCGCCGACGGAAGAGGCGAGCGACCTCCAGGTTTTCGACGTGACGTCCGGATCGTTGATCAATCCGCGTGGACTTTGGGCGTGCATCCGCGCTCAGGATTGCGTCATCGATATCGGGGCAGGAGACAGCTTCGCCGAAATATATGGCGCCAAGCGTTTCACCTATCTGTGCACCAGCAAGCTCATGACGGTGATGGCCGACAAGCCGCTCCTTCTGGCTCCGCAGACGATCGGGCCCTTTACGTCTCCGCTGTATAAAGGGCTGGCGCGGATCGCGCTCAATCGAGCCGTTTCGGTGCTGGCGCGCGACCGCCAATCCCTCTCGGCGGCGCAAAGCATCTGCCCGGGCGGGTGCAACGGGCTTGCGACCGATGTCGCCTTCGCCCTGCCTTATGCGCCGTGGAGCGGGGCGGCGCGGGCGAGGCCGGCCATCGGCATCAACGTATCCGGCCTTCTCTATCGTGATGCCCAGGCCGGAGTGAACCGTTTCGGCCTCGATTACGACTATGTCGAACTGACCCAGTCGCTGATCCGAAAAATGCTCGACGACAAGGGCGCGGAAGTTCATTTGATTGCGCATGTCCGCTCTCCCGAAACTCCCGAGGATGACGACAGCACCGTCTGCGACGAGATCGCGCGGCAATATCCGGATACGATCAAGGCGCCGCATTTCGCCGGCCCCTCCGAGGCGAAGTCCTATATGTCCGGGCTGGATCTTGTCGTGGGCGCGCGGATGCACGCCTGCATCGGCGCGTTTTCGGCCGGGGTTCCCGTTATTCCGATCGCCTACAGCCGCAAATTCGACGGACTGTTCGGCACACTCGGCTATGGGAGACTGGTTCGGGCGCAGGGCATGGGCACCGACGAAGCACTCGGCTACATTCTTGGTTCTTTCGACGCGCGGGCGGAGATCAAGCAGGAGATCGCCGACGCGGCCTCACGAGTCGACAGCTTCCTCTCCGTGTATCGTGCGGAGCTCAGGAAGCTGTTCGGAATGATCGGCGGATGATGCTGCGAGCGGGCTCCGACACCGCCGACCGCGTCGTGCGTGCCGGCCTGTGCAGCGGCTGCGGCCTCTGCGCCTCGCTCGCGGGCGGACAGATGGAGGTTGCCGAGTCGGGCTATAACCGCCCTGCACCCGCGCCCCCGGTCAGTCCGGCGACGGACAGGCTGATTGCCGCCGCCTGTCCCGGCTCTGTCGTCGCGCCGTGGCATGATGCGCCCATCGTCGACCCGCTATGGGGCCCCTGTCGCCAGGTCCTCACGGGTCACTCGGCCGACGAAGAACTCCGGCATCAGGCGTCGTCCGGTGGCGCCTTGAGCGCATTGCTCCTGTTGGCGCTCGACACAGGGCGCATCGATCATGTCATCCAGGTTACGGCCGATCCTGACAGGCCGACGCGCAACATCATCAAGATATCACGCAGCAGGGAAGAGATCGTCGAGGCCTCGGGTTCTCGATACGCGGCCTCATCGCCGCTCGAGCGGATAATGGATTTGGCGCGCGGGGAAGGGCGGGCGGCGTTCGTCGGAAAACCCTGCGATGCCTCGGCGCTGAGACTGCTCTGCAATTCGGATAAGGACCTGCGCGAGCGGATACCCCTTGTGCTCTCCTTCTTCTGCGCCGGAATTCCGAGCGACTCGGGGGTGCGCGGGATCCTGCGGGAGATGCAGATCGCCGAATCCGATCTGAAGGAATTTCGCTATCGTGGCTTGGGGTGGCCCGGTCAGGCGAGGGCCAGGACCCACGACGGGCGGATAGCTGAGATGAGCTATGAACGCAGTTGGGGCGAATATCTGGCGAGAGAAGTCCAATTCCGGTGCAAGATCTGTCCGGACGCCGTGGGTGGTGTTGCGGATGTCGCCTGTGGCGATGCATGGTATGGAAGTGAGAAGGGCTATCCGGTATTTAAGGAAGAGCAGGGCCGTAGTCTTGTAATAACCAGAACAGCCGTTGGAGACGAGTTGATCGATGCCGCGCTCAGATCTGGTTACCTCAACGCGTCTCAATTGCCGATCGAGGATCTCATTTTGATGCAGCCGTCGCAGGCGCGTCGAAAAAGTGTCGTGGGTGCGCGCATGGCTGCGCTTCGGGCCACTCGCCATCCTGCCCCCTTGGTTGATGGGCTGGAGGTGAAGGCGGCCGCGGAGCAGGCGTCACTCTGGCAGAGAGGCCGTAATTTCCTTGGAACGATCTGGAGAGTGACGCGCGGTAAAGTCTGAAGTCCGGGCGAGCCGCGTTTTGTGGATGGGGGTGCTTGTGGCTCGATACGGCATATTGACCTGCGGCTTGCTCGGAATTGCTGGATCGCATGGCGCGGCCTTTGCCCAGACCGTGCCGCTGAACTATTCGGTCAATCTAGACCTTCTCTACGACAGCAACATCGCGCGCGTCAGCGAGGAAGCCGCAGCCGCACGAGGCATCGAGCGCGAGGACCTGCGAATCACGCCGGCCTTGAGCATCACTCTCAACCTCCCCCGTGGACGCCACACGGCCTCTGCGAACGCGAACTTGGGTTACGACTTTTACCTCAGGAACCCACGACTGGATCGCGAGCGGCTCAGCGCTACGGCTGGGCTCAATTCCGACTGGGGAAGGTGCGATACCTCCGTGAACGCCGGCTTCGAACGCCGACAGACCGAGTTCGAGGACATCGTCGCGGGCCCGCTGGATAATACGATGACCAAATGGTCGGCGTCAGCTGGATTGAGTTGTCCTAGGCCGGCCGGATTCTACCCAGGGGTGAGGGCGTCGATCGAGTCGGCCCGCAATGACCGGGAGGCGCGGCAGGATGCTGACTATGACTATGACCGTGTGGAGGGCTTTCTAGCCTATGCACGACCGTCTCTCGGAGAGGCGGTGGTGTTCGCCTCGCGTGGCTCGATCAACTTCCCGGAACGCGAAATCGATGTCGGGGGGCTTCCCGTTCAGGATGAGGTGCAGACGACGGAAGTCGGCGGCCGGTTCTCGCGCGAGCTGGGCTCCCTTGTCCGCGGCTCCGTGCAGGTATCCTACACCTGGGTGGATCGGAGCAATCCCATCATAGAGGATTTCAACGGTCTCACACTGGCCGCGACATTGCGGATCCGGCCCGAGGGACGGCTCCGGGGAACCCTTTTTGCAGAACGGGCCGTCAGGCCGACGAGCCGGGTCGGCGTCAGCTATTCCGTGGCCGAGACCTATAGGGCCGACCTGCAGTACGACCTGACCTCGTCTACCGTCCTGACCAGCGGAACCTCGCTACGCCGGAGGGAGTTCGTCTTCGCCGGACCGAACTTCGCCGGGTCGCCGTCGACGGAAGACATCGTCAGCGCCTTTGCGAGCGTTCGGACGAACATTCGCAGCCGCATTTTCCTTGGGGTTGAAGTCCTGTGGGAGCGGCGCGACGCCGACTTGTCCCTTTTCGATTACACCAGCGTGAGATTTGGTATAACTTCTAAGTGGTTGTTCGGATGAACCAGGAGTGGTCACATGAACAAGGCCTTGAAGTCGATTGGGGCGGCACTCACCTTCTTCTGCGGTAGCCTTGTCGGGTTCGTCCCGGCGCCCGCACAACCCTCGGCAACGATCCAGGAATATATCCTCGGACCGGGAGATGTCGTCGAAGTAAAGGTCCTCGGCCGGGAAGACTTTAATACGCGAACCCGGGTGAGGGAGGATGGCGCCATTCTGCTCCCCCTTATCGGCGAGGTTGCTGCCACCGGCCAATCGCCGATCGGGCTGAGCGAACTCGTCGGCAACCGGCTGCGCAGCGAAGGCTACTTTCCCAATCCGGTCGTGAGCGTGGACGTCGTCTCCTATGCCAGCCGATACGTGACGGTTCTTGGCTCCGTCTCGCAACCCGGGCTGGTCCCCGTCGACCGGGCCTACAAGCTTTCTGAAATCCTCGCCCGCGTCGGCGGCGTCCGCGAGGGGAGCGCCGACTATATCATCGTGCGCCCGGAGAACGGACCGGAAGCGCGCTACGCCATCGAGACGCTCGCCATCGGCGATTCCGCTCAGGACCCGGTCGTATCGCCGGGTGACAAGCTCTACGTTCCCGAGGCCGAGGTGTTCTACATCTATGGGCAGGTGAACAGCCCAGGCGAATACCCGCTCATGTCCGAACCGAACCTGCGCAAGGCGCTGGCGCTCGGCGGCGGCCTCTCGCTCGCGGGGACCCACAAGCGGATCAGGATCGTCCGCGACGGCAAGGTCATGAACGTTAGCGATCTCAGGACGGAGATCCGCCCGGACGATATCATTTTCGTCAGAGAGCGGCTCTTCTAGTCCCGGCAAGGAGCGCAAGCACATGAGCCTCTTTCAATTCCTGGCGATCCTCTGGGCGCGGCGTCTGATGATCGTGCTCTGCACCGTTGCTGCAGTTGTTGCTGCGTTCATCGTCAGCCTCACGCTGACACCCCAGTATCAGGCAAGCTCCCGGCTCATGCTTTCGCCTTCCAATCCTGACCCGATAACGGGCGAGATGATCCCGAGCGCGCAGACAAAGGGGTTCATGGGGACCCAAACCGAATTGGTCCGTGACTACCGCGTAGCCGGGCTGGCGGTGGAGAAGCTCGGCTGGCTCGACAATCCCAATCTTCAGCGTGAATATGCCAGCGAACCCCGCGCGACGGATTTTCGACGCTGGCTCGCTCAACGGGTCATCGACAGCACGTCGGCTTTTGTCGTCGGCGGCAGCAACGTGCTCGAGATCGCCTATACCGATCCGTCGCCGCAAGTCGCCCGGGCCGGCGCCGACGCCGTTCGTGAAGCCTATGAGGAAGCGAGCGTCCTGCTCCGGCGCCAGCGGGCGCTTGCTGCCTCACAATGGTATCGGGAACAGGCCGAGCAGGCGCGCGTCGAGCTTGCGAACGCTGATCGGATAAAGACTCGGTTCGAGCGTGCAAACGGCCTCGTTTTCGAAGGCGGCGTCGACCTCGAAACGCTACGCCTACAGGTGATGGCGGGTCAGCCGCCGATGGTGACCGTCAGCAATCCCGCAGCGGTGGCTCCGAGCGCCGGGCAATTGGCCGAGGTGGACGCTGCCATTGCCTCCTCCTCGCGGACGCTTGGGCCCAATCACCCGGAGATGCAGGAACTCCAGATGCGCCGCGCCGCGCTGGCGCGACAGGTCGCGCTCGAGCAAGCGAATGCGGGAGGGGGTGGATCAATGACGGCATCGCAGAACCGGTTGCTCGACCAGCAGCGCCAGCGGGTCATGGCCAACCGAGGCAATCTGGAACGTCTGAGGCAGCTTCAAACCCAGGTCGATGTGCGCCGTGAGCAATATGTCCGGGCCGCAACCCGGGCCGCGGAATTCAGAAGGGAGGCCGAGGTGACCGAAACGGGCGCCACCCGGCTGGGCGGGGCGGTTTTGCCCACCAAGCCGATCTCCCCCAACCGCCCCTTGATCATTCTTGGCGCTCTCGGGTTCGGTCTGGGGATGGGCGTGCTGCTGGCGCTGCTCACGGAGATGCTGGGGCGTCGCGTCCGGACCGTCAAAGACCTCAACGACGCCGTCGAAGCCCCGCTGCTGGCGGTCGTGATCGGACCTGGCACCGGAGGTGGGCCTGGGCGCCCGCTCTTGCGGGCGCCGGAGCAATGAAACCCTGCATCGGCCAGCCGATGCTCGTCCACCGACGTGGTGAGGTGACGTAATGCTACTCGACGATGTTCCGGCCGAAGCTACGGGATCCTTCAGCGCCATACCGGAGGTCATTGCGCTGCATGATCCCACGGGAGTGGAGGCCGAGTCGATACGAGCTCTTCGAACGAAGTTGATCTCCCAGGTCTCCCCGGACAACCCGCTGATGCTGGCCGTGTGCGGCCCGAACCGAGGGGCGGGGTCGACCTTCGTCGCGGTCAATCTGGCCGTAGCCACGGCTCAGGCGGGTATTAGGACTCTGCTGATCGATGCCGACATGCGGGAGCCGGGCGTCCAGGACATGATCATTCCGTCCGAGCCGCTGCCCGGCCTCCAGCAGTATCTCAGGTCGGAAGCCGATGCCCGGGCGGTGATCCAGGAAGACGTTCAGCCGGATCTCTCGATACTCTACGCCGGGGGAGCGGCGGACCAGCCTCAGGAACTCCTGTCGAGCAACCGGTTCAAAGATTTGCTGAAGCTTGCCTATCGCGAGTACGACCTGACGATCGTGGATACGCCTCCGGCGAACAAGTCCGCCGACAGCCGCCTCATATCCGCTGTCACCATGGTCAGCCTGGTGGTGGCGCGCTGCCACCACACCTTCGTCGACGACGTTAAGACGCTTGCTGCGGAACTGGCGCAGAACGACGCCCGCATCGTGGGGACGATTCTCAACGACTATTGAGTGCCCTTATCGCGAGCAGGGCAGCGGTGGCCGACTGGATCAGTCCGTCAGCTCGTAACCAAAGGCGCGCAGGTCGACGGGACAGAATTGCTGCAGGGCCCGGTTGGAGTCGGCGAAACGGCCCTTGAATGCCTTGTCGATGAACGTCCAAAGCTTCTCTTCCTGGCGCCTGAAGAAGAGGCGCTGCCTGTGCCCCACGGCGACGATCGAGCGTGCGAGAAGCGGAGCCTCGAAGAGGCATCCCGAATCCAGCGAGCGTTGCCAGAAATGATTGGCAAGGCGGTAAAAGGGAGCGGCCGCAGCCGGCGGCGACTTGCCGATCCGGCGCGCCGGGATCGACAGATCGGGAACGGAGCTTCCGGACCCGGCCGCGTGCTTCCACAGCAGATCAAGGAATGCTCCCATGTCCGCTGCGAGAAGCTCCTGGGGAAGCACGAGCACGCTTTGGGCGGAAAAAAGCTCGGCATACAGCTCAGCCACCCGCGAATATTCGAGATGTTTGGCGTCGAAGCCGAAATAGCCGGGGATCGGCTCGGGGCGGTAGAACTGCTCGAAATGCCGCGTCCCACCCGCCTTCAGATACTGCATGTACAAGGAGGCCAGCATCGATCGCTGGGCTCTCACGGTAAGAACTATCCTTGCTTCGCCGAAGATGAGCTTGAGCCGGTGGGCGATGGTGGCGCTGTCCCGGGCACCCAGAAGCGGATTGCCACTGAGGATCTCGGACGACAGGACGTCCAAGCGCCCCGACTGCGATTGATCGAGGAACTCGCTCGCCAGCTTCTGGGCCGGCCCGGCATCGAACTCGAGATCGTGGGGGCGAACGACCAGCTCATCGAGGGTTTCGTGCGCCCAGAGGCTGCGAAAATGCCGAGTGTCGCTGAAGACTGCCTTCTGCAGAAAGGTCGTGCCCGTCTTGTGGAAGCCAGGATGGATCAACATGCCGCACTGCCTTCGCTTGCTGCCGTCTCCGAGGCATCTTGCCGTGCGCTGCGTCCGATCAGGCGCACGCCGATCACCCGGCGCACGATGATCGCGGCGGCGATACGGCGGACGAGGGCGGTCGCGGCCAAGGCGATGGCTGCTCCCTCCGCCCCCCAAACCGGCGTCAGGAGAACGCAAAGAACAGCGGCCAAGACGTTTGATCCGAGATTATAGGCTAGGTTCAGTTTCTCATGGCGCGCCATGATGATGATCAGGCCGACCGGACCGAGCAGAAGGTTGAGGAACTGGCCGGCAGCCAGAATACGCAAGGTCGACGCGCCGACCAGGAACTCGGCGCCGAAGAAGCTGAGGACGAGCTCCGGCCATATCATGACCAGAAACAGAAGCGGGAATCCCGACGCTCCCATTGCGAGCGACGATTTGCGCGCCAGCGTGGCAACTCTCCCGAAATTGCGCTCGTGCAGGTCCGCCGCAAAATGCGGACCCATGATCGACTGGAACGCAAGGTTGATGAGGGTGAAAAGCCCCGCGATCTGGAAGGATATCCTGAATATGCCGGCGCCCGCGGGCCCATAATGGGCGGAGACGGTGAAGACGGCCAACCATTCCAGGAAATAGGTGCTCATGCCGGCGGCAAAGAGCAGAAGCCCGGATTTCAGCATCGGCTCGGGGACCGGCGAGCGTCCGACCGGCTTCAGCATCCGAACGAGGGCATAGCCGCCGATCCCGGCGGCAAGAACCCACCCCATCGACTGATAGGCCGTGGCCCACACGGCCGTGCGAGCGCCGCCGGCGAATACCGTCAGGGCAAGCGCAATGATCGCAGCGCTTGCCCCGACCGGGCCGATTATGAACTGGGAAAGCGGAACCCTGCCCAAGCCGCGCAGGGCTGCCGACGCGATTCTGGCGATCGCAAGCGCCGGCACGGCAATCGCGGCGAGAGCGAAATAAGGGCCGGCTTCGTGGGAGTCCGCCACGATCGTCGAGAGCAGGTTGCGCGCGAGAAGGACCCCTAGCGCGAGAATGAGAGCAAGGGATCCCACCAGGACGAAGACGCGCTTGACCGCGGCTTTCGATCTGTCGAGGGATCCTTGTCGCTGATGGATCGCCACGGCGCGGACCAGGACATTATCCAACCCGAGCACGGCAAACGACGCTACCATGACGGTCGTCGTCACCGCCGCCGCTACCAGCCCGGCCCCCGCGGCACCGTAATGACGGGCGATGAACCAGTTGAGCAGGAAGGCGACGGCCGCGCCGGCGATCTTGATGCTGAATGCCACCGCCAGCTCGAGTCGCACGCCTGACAGCCGGAAAGCCCTCACGCGGTATGAATCGAACCTGTTCATGAGCGGCGGAGTCCAAAAGAACGGGCGGCTAGCGCCAATCGTCCGGTCACGCGATGAGTTCCGTCGGCCTGCGTTGTGGTTTGCGAGGAGGCGACACGCCCCCTACGCCTCGTGAGCTTGCACTGAACTGGTATCGGCACGTGCGACGCCTGGGCCCCGATAGGCGTCTCGAGCGGTGGCCAACCAGAGATAAAGCGGCACCGCAATGTCGAGGAACTGATAGGATTTGCCGAACCGGTCCTGCCTAGCTTCGAGGAGTATGCCCTCCGAAGCAAGCTGATCGATCGCGGCCGTGCCTGCGGCCGTCGTGCTTTCGGCCTCGGTCACCGCGGCCAGGTTGCGTGCGGTAAAT is from Sphingosinicella humi and encodes:
- a CDS encoding Wzz/FepE/Etk N-terminal domain-containing protein; amino-acid sequence: MSLFQFLAILWARRLMIVLCTVAAVVAAFIVSLTLTPQYQASSRLMLSPSNPDPITGEMIPSAQTKGFMGTQTELVRDYRVAGLAVEKLGWLDNPNLQREYASEPRATDFRRWLAQRVIDSTSAFVVGGSNVLEIAYTDPSPQVARAGADAVREAYEEASVLLRRQRALAASQWYREQAEQARVELANADRIKTRFERANGLVFEGGVDLETLRLQVMAGQPPMVTVSNPAAVAPSAGQLAEVDAAIASSSRTLGPNHPEMQELQMRRAALARQVALEQANAGGGGSMTASQNRLLDQQRQRVMANRGNLERLRQLQTQVDVRREQYVRAATRAAEFRREAEVTETGATRLGGAVLPTKPISPNRPLIILGALGFGLGMGVLLALLTEMLGRRVRTVKDLNDAVEAPLLAVVIGPGTGGGPGRPLLRAPEQ
- a CDS encoding CpsD/CapB family tyrosine-protein kinase; translation: MLLDDVPAEATGSFSAIPEVIALHDPTGVEAESIRALRTKLISQVSPDNPLMLAVCGPNRGAGSTFVAVNLAVATAQAGIRTLLIDADMREPGVQDMIIPSEPLPGLQQYLRSEADARAVIQEDVQPDLSILYAGGAADQPQELLSSNRFKDLLKLAYREYDLTIVDTPPANKSADSRLISAVTMVSLVVARCHHTFVDDVKTLAAELAQNDARIVGTILNDY
- a CDS encoding lipopolysaccharide biosynthesis protein, whose protein sequence is MAFSIKIAGAAVAFLLNWFIARHYGAAGAGLVAAAVTTTVMVASFAVLGLDNVLVRAVAIHQRQGSLDRSKAAVKRVFVLVGSLALILALGVLLARNLLSTIVADSHEAGPYFALAAIAVPALAIARIASAALRGLGRVPLSQFIIGPVGASAAIIALALTVFAGGARTAVWATAYQSMGWVLAAGIGGYALVRMLKPVGRSPVPEPMLKSGLLLFAAGMSTYFLEWLAVFTVSAHYGPAGAGIFRISFQIAGLFTLINLAFQSIMGPHFAADLHERNFGRVATLARKSSLAMGASGFPLLFLVMIWPELVLSFFGAEFLVGASTLRILAAGQFLNLLLGPVGLIIIMARHEKLNLAYNLGSNVLAAVLCVLLTPVWGAEGAAIALAATALVRRIAAAIIVRRVIGVRLIGRSARQDASETAASEGSAAC